A segment of the Cygnus atratus isolate AKBS03 ecotype Queensland, Australia chromosome 28, CAtr_DNAZoo_HiC_assembly, whole genome shotgun sequence genome:
TCTactaaaaaaagcaaaacaataaaatgcacaaaaaagcCCACAATGCATTCATTCAAATTCCAGGATACACATTAAACATACCAACGTTGGGACGAGTTCTTGCTTGTccactttgcttcttttcttggGTAGAGGCTGTCGAAGTTTTCATGCTAAACATGGGCTCGAGGCGTGTGGAACCCCGGTAAATCCACTCACAGCGTTTGTCATCCTGCAAAAAGGAGAAGGCAGCACCACTCACAGCACAGCAAGAGCTTCCTAGATGAAGTATATAAACCCAGGAGACAGCAGTGATGCTTTTAAAGTCAGCAGAACTGAATTGAGAGGAGACAAAGCATCAAACTGAAGGACCATGAAAGACCATGCAGCCAAGGCAGTAAATACTTCTTCATGTCCAGGGGAACACTGACTACAAACCCGCTTTTGCCTCCAGTCTAGAAAGAGGCCCTCCACCAAGACCTCAAACTTCACATGCAGCTCTCTTCTCAGTCCACCAACTGATCAGCAAGGCACTGTTGGAGAAATCAGACTACCCCACGTGATACGCGAACTCCCCTGCATGAAAAGGAATCTGTTCTAGGACAGTGAGGTTAAAGTCTGAAAATACACATCTTTCTCAGCACCACTGGCTATGCAGTtatttcagcagaaagggaccCAAGTAGGCACAGAAAAGTAAGTATCTTTTCTGCAATTCGTAGAACTTGAGCAAGCAGAATATTGCAGATtctgtttctctcctgcttCCCAAACCAGCACTTGGACAGAACACATTGCTAGGAGCTTACATCAAGAAAGGACCAGGACAGAACATGTGCAGATGAtaggttttgtttcttattcaTCTGTTAATTGCAGTTTGCTCTTAAAGTTTTACatgcaaaatactttaaagagcTTTTGAAGTTTTCATCATGAAATTAAAGTCTCACCTTCACATCTATACGCAGTAGAAATTAGCAGAGTAAGCAAAACACCTGCTTGGTCCAAAACTCTGTCTGACATTAGCAATGAAAATAGATTTGATCAGACCCATAGAGTCAGACCCCTCACTCAAATTTAAGCCCATCTTCCCCTTCTAATGGGAGAGGGGAAATTGCCATACCAGGAAAAGGATTTTGACCAGGCTGCCATCCACTTCTTCCACTCTGGATTTCCACCAGGTCCCTTCCCATTCTGTTTTGATCAACTGGCCATTCTTCAGCAGCACCATGGGACGGTTGGGGTAGGCTGTGATGTACTCCTCAATGAAATCACGACAAGAAACATCTTCTATGTCTTCCCAAGTCTTTTTAACTGTTCAGAAAGGGATggacaggagaaaatgaagatgatgaaagaCTTTTACAAAGAGGATCTTTGACTCTTTTTCAAAGAGATCCCATACAGATTTTTACATAAGAACAATCAAGCAGCAATCTTGGTGGTAGGGCATGTAGCCATGTTAAGGCACGTAGAGTGCAAGGAGTGCACACACTGTGCGGGTAAGAAACCATTATTTTCTCCCGCTTCATATGCAAAGCAAATCTCTACAGGCACAGCACTGGAAGGTGACATGCATAACCTCCACTTTTGAGTGAGGCTCCTTCATATGCCCTAAAGCCCTCCATAAAATTTCAGTGTTAGGACATAGAAGAGGCAGAGATCACTCACGTGGCCTGCAGATTGGGTACAGCTCCCACTCCTTGACATATGAAGCATAGCCATCATCAAAGAAGATCAGGAACctagagaaaagcaaagagaatgtGTGCTACAAGTTGGAAATTAGAAATGCaactaaataaaatgcagctacACATCATATAATGGAAGTGGAGAAACCCTCCTCTTTCTTCCACCAATCACAAAGGCCCTCAAACAGGTATGacagatgaagacagaaaaaaattatcatttctGCCAGGAACTCACGAGCTTCCCAGTACTGCCACTCCCACTGTTTCCGAACAGCCCAGAGCTATGCCTGTGCTCccaaagacaacaaaaagagaagctgCCCAAAGGCTTCCCAGCAGCATAGCACAGCCAGGCCCTCTTCCCTCAACTCCAGACTCCTTCTGTGCCTCAGCCACAGGGAGGGAAAAGACAGTTTAATTGCTCTTAATTTCTGCAAGCAAAGATATTTTTGGAGTCTTTTCGACCGAGCAGCACATGAGGCTGCACACCATGACTCAAAGAGCACCGCAGGAAGAGAGCTGAGGGACACTGCCAAGGCTCCACCTGCAGACAGGAGATGACCACGGAAGAGGTCTCAGTGCCTACAGGGGACCAGGAGCTCCCAGGATTATGCCCACAAGACTGACATGGCACCAACTTAGTACTGCATGCCTCCAAACAACAACGTCAGAATAGAGAGCCAGGTCAAGGTTGCACTACAAGAGATCAGTATTACAGCTAGTCTAGCCAGGAGGAGTAAATTTGCAATATGACTAATAAATGCAGTtcattttcagttattaaaCACTTATCAGATAGGACTTTACACAATTAGGCATTTACGGCAGAGCCACATTTGAACCAGGCAGGGTGATTACACCCTTTATGAATCTTCTTAGAAAGACCACAAGCCAAAACCACATCGAAGAAGCCCTGCCCCTTATTTATATGTAGCTGAAGCGACTGCTTTAAACATGCTGTTTCTCCTCCTCAAGTGTTTTGGCAGTGTTGCTGGCAACAAACACTTCTAGGACTCATATTTGCTAATGCCGTATTATATGCCTTGAGCAGTACAGAGTTACCTTTGTGTGATAATTTGAATGAATTACCAAATATAATTTCTGACTCAGGGACATGAGTAATAGAAGAGAAACTCCACCCAAAGCTTTCATAgataagaaaaactgaagaaaaaacattgagAACTAAGTCCCTGGAAAGGTCAGAAAAGAACGTAGCTTCCACTATAGAAAATTCCCTTCTAATTAgcaaaaaaggggaaaaaaagaggaaaaaagagaggggTACATGACTGTGGAGGAGAATTAATACCTGTCTTTATTCTTCATGTTTGGGGTTTCAGCCACAATGCCAGCGTACAGCCAAACCTGATTCCCATCTTTGTATTTTGCCACAACCCTGCTCCCAACATAGTGTTTCTCCGGGGAGGGATGATAGTCATAAGCAATATGATTGCCAGAAAGCAAACTCTTCCCTTTGTTGTCAAATTTTACTTTGTACTTCTTACCAGCACCTGAAAGACATTTCAACAGGGCAAGATCAATAAAAGCTATGATTTCATACATGAAGTCTAGTACCATATACCACTCTGACCACACTCAGAACTTTTTTGAAAGCCTCTCACAAATGAATTTGGATAGCGGAAGGTCATTATGGTGATGTGTCACTTTCACAACATTGTATTAGTGTCCAGTGCTTTTCACTGGATCTTCTTTCAAGTGGCATTAGGTGCTCTGACACATAGGGAACTGCTCAAAGTAATTAGCAAACCAAAGCTTAGTGAAAGCCAGAAGCACCAAGACATCAGCAATCACAGGACATACCAACAGACTGGATGGCAATCAGAGTTCCTTTGTGCCATGTTTTGGTTCTCTTCTTGCCCAGGATCCTCATGCCAATATTCAGATCACCATCATTGCTGAGATcgctcccagctgcagcaggtccaACAGACTGGAGAGTGGCAGGAGTTTGCTGAGGGGTCTGCGCATCTACCCAAAGAAGAACAATCAGAAGTAAGCTAGAAACTGCCCAAAGACTCACTGTCTTACATATGCAACGGAAGAGTATTTGTGAGACCTGAGACAGGAAGCGCTCCTGCTATTCTTCTAGTAATTTTAAGTGCCTCTGGATGGAGTAATCAACAAGCGAGGGTTAAGTAGCACTAAAAAGCTCTCATGTTATGGGAACACCACCATTTGTAGTTGGTTTTGGAAAGgtcataaagaaacaaaacagaaatttgcaaTCAGTATATCCTAATAGGTCTTTCCAtcagggaaacagaaaagaaagaaattgtaattttctttttcagaaagaaaacaaacaggccAAGATTCAGACAGGACCAAGGGTAGGGCACACACAGGTGTCAGCCAATATCTGTCAGCTCCAGGAAGCTCTCACAGACTGACCTTTTAGTGCATCCTgggcatttgttttcttgttcacAGCATCCATAAATTTCTGAACATCCTGGGCAGATTTTCTCATTGCAGCCATGGCCTCACGCagctgaagagaaggaaagataaagagaataagaaaaagtatgcaacttttctttccccaccaAATACAATGATGTCCTAAGTGTTCCAGCAAAACTCAACTACAAAAGTACACCATAGTCAAGTCTTTGCCAACTCACCAGAGTCTGATCCTTTACAATTTTGGGATTAGTATCACCTGTGTttagagggaaaagaagaagtTTAAAACATCTTGGGGATGAAGAATCCATCTTACAaagtcactgaaagaaaagggaacagagaaaagcaaccGTTCAAAAGCTGCCTCTGTCCTTGGCAGGAGATCCACTCAAATAAGACATTTACTAAGTCATCAAGTCATCCTTTCTAGATGCATAACACGCTGCACTTGCACCTTCTCCACAGCAGAGGCAGCCTTTGATGGGGACAATAACCAGGTAAGTGGAAAAAAGGGAAGGTCCCAGCTTGGCACCTGAACAAATCTAAACTCCAGGAACCATGGAACAGTTACGGGGGCCTTGGCAGACCATGCAAGTGGTAGCGTTCCTCACACAAACTGAAGGCATTTACCATTCAACCTTCTGCTTCAGGACCACTGTGGCTTATGGCCAGCTTTATGGCACCCTTATTCCTCTCATTCCACCCCTGCTCCAAGACATGCCCATATCTCCACCCCTTCCTTATCATCATGTGGCATGATGAGATACTGAACTGTTCTTCCAGCCCAAATCGATACTCATGACATCGTCATCATCCTCATCTGGGATCTCAATCACTTCTGTAGGCTTGGCAGCCAAGTCCTCGTCTTCAGAACTGCTCTCGCGATACTGGAGGCCTAGCTTGGAGTACAGATCCTTTACCAGTATCTCACATTTATCAATGgctctggggggaaaaaaagagacagataCAGCAAAAGACAAGGTGAGTCCAACTGTACATCTCACAATACTACAGAAAAACCACTGGGGAGCTACTAATTAAATACAACTGTCATGAGGTGAGGTAAGAATATTCACCTGAAGGATCCAAAGCCACAGGGGAATAATTTTAATGATCCCTCAATAACCACATACAAATGAATCAATGCAGAACCAACCACGGTGTCAGTCTACATGGAAGGGAAATGGGCAGCACTCAAAACATAGGACTCTGCCACCTGATTTGCCCCTCCTCTACTCTCTGAGGCCTCACTCAGACACAATTCCAGGGCTACAATTCCAAGCACACCCACCTTGAAGCATCATCAAAGAGCCGGTCAACATGAGccacctct
Coding sequences within it:
- the SETDB1 gene encoding histone-lysine N-methyltransferase SETDB1 isoform X9; this translates as MDSQEIKELQQEVMEELGISMEELQDIIDEELEKFECVKQRKQQLEELEKCVKQKEEEVAHVDRLFDDASRAIDKCEILVKDLYSKLGLQYRESSSEDEDLAAKPTEVIEIPDEDDDDVMSIDLGWKNSDTNPKIVKDQTLLREAMAAMRKSAQDVQKFMDAVNKKTNAQDALKDAQTPQQTPATLQSVGPAAAGSDLSNDGDLNIGMRILGKKRTKTWHKGTLIAIQSVGAGKKYKVKFDNKGKSLLSGNHIAYDYHPSPEKHYVGSRVVAKYKDGNQVWLYAGIVAETPNMKNKDRFLIFFDDGYASYVKEWELYPICRPLKKTWEDIEDVSCRDFIEEYITAYPNRPMVLLKNGQLIKTEWEGTWWKSRVEEVDGSLVKILFLDDKRCEWIYRGSTRLEPMFSMKTSTASTQEKKQSGQARTRPNVGAVRSKGPVVQYTQDLTGAGTQYKPLEQMQAASLAARSISPQPAEMEHWSPAALHSSTWTDLLTDLNDLQGTENSGSVVGLGGREPNQIKLSYGQVTHMPPPTRGPSGMFSEVRVCAEGGLDEGGTRPCDEGSMFENTRVPEHVLWDFNNFVGERDAVPVHFCHQCGFPIRIYGRLAPCQHVFCCDCALLHGQKGERRCPNCKEPVQQVKFYSPDAL
- the SETDB1 gene encoding histone-lysine N-methyltransferase SETDB1 isoform X8, whose product is MGLQVWASLGLDVITILTTSFQKTGCAAEMDSQEIKELQQEVMEELGISMEELQDIIDEELEKFECVKQRKQQLEELEKCVKQKEEEVAHVDRLFDDASRAIDKCEILVKDLYSKLGLQYRESSSEDEDLAAKPTEVIEIPDEDDDDVMSIDLGWKNSDTNPKIVKDQTLLREAMAAMRKSAQDVQKFMDAVNKKTNAQDALKDAQTPQQTPATLQSVGPAAAGSDLSNDGDLNIGMRILGKKRTKTWHKGTLIAIQSVGAGKKYKVKFDNKGKSLLSGNHIAYDYHPSPEKHYVGSRVVAKYKDGNQVWLYAGIVAETPNMKNKDRFLIFFDDGYASYVKEWELYPICRPLKKTWEDIEDVSCRDFIEEYITAYPNRPMVLLKNGQLIKTEWEGTWWKSRVEEVDGSLVKILFLDDKRCEWIYRGSTRLEPMFSMKTSTASTQEKKQSGQARTRPNVGAVRSKGPVVQYTQDLTGAGTQYKPLEQMQAASLAARSISPQPAEMEHWSPAALHSSTWTDLLTDLNDLQGTENSGSVVGLGGREPNQIKLSYGQVTHMPPPTRGPSGMFSEVRVCAEGGLDEGGTRPCDEGSMFENTRVPEHVLWDFNNFVGERDAVPVHFCHQCGFPIRIYGRLAPCQHVFCCDCALLHGQKGERRCPNCKEPVQQVKFYSPDAL